From the genome of Desulfovibrio sp. JY:
CGGCTTTATCGGCTCCAACTTCATCCGCGACATGCTGGACCGCCATGACGACCTGACCATCGTCAATCTCGACGCCCTGACCTATGCCGGCAACCGCCAAAGCCTGTCCGACGTGGAAGCGGCCCATGGCGGTTCCCGTTATTTCTTCGCCCGGGGCGACATCGCCAACAGCGAGCTGGCGCTGCACCTGTTCGAGGAACACCGGATCGAGGCCGTGGTCAATTTCGCGGCCGAGACCCACGTGGACCGCTCCATAAACGACGCCTCGCCTTTCATCCGCACCAACGTGGCCGGCACCCAGAGCCTGCTCGACGCGGCCCGGCTCTTCGGCATCGAGCGCTTCGTCCACGTCTCCACCGACGAAGTCTACGGCACGCTGGGCCCGGACGGAAAATTCTCCGAGGAAACGCCGCTTGCCCCCAACAGCCCCTACTCGGCCAGCAAGGCCGGGGCGGACATGCTGGTGCGGGCGGCCCACGAGACCTACGGCATGGACACGGTCATCACCCGCTGCTCCAACAACTACGGCCCGTTCCAGTTCCCGGAGAAGCTCATTCCCCTCATGTTCTCCCGGGCCATGGCCGACGAACCGCTGCCGGTCTACGGCGACGGGAAAAACGTGCGCGACTGGATCTACGTCACGGACCATTGCCGGGGCGTGGAGTTGGCCCTGGTCAAGGGCCGGGCCGGCGAGGTCTACAATTTCGGCGGCGACGCGGAAAAGCCCAACCTCGAGGTAGTGCGGACCATCCTTGCCACCCTGGGCAAGCCCGAAAGCCTCATCCGGTTCGTCACCGACCGGCCCGGCCACGACCGCCGCTACGCCATGGACTTCACCAAGGCGGCGCGGGAGCTGGGCTTTGCGCCCGAGTACGATTTCAAGCGCGGCATCGCGGCCACCATGGACTGGTACCGCCAGAACGGGGAGTGGCT
Proteins encoded in this window:
- the rfbB gene encoding dTDP-glucose 4,6-dehydratase; the encoded protein is MRLLVTGGCGFIGSNFIRDMLDRHDDLTIVNLDALTYAGNRQSLSDVEAAHGGSRYFFARGDIANSELALHLFEEHRIEAVVNFAAETHVDRSINDASPFIRTNVAGTQSLLDAARLFGIERFVHVSTDEVYGTLGPDGKFSEETPLAPNSPYSASKAGADMLVRAAHETYGMDTVITRCSNNYGPFQFPEKLIPLMFSRAMADEPLPVYGDGKNVRDWIYVTDHCRGVELALVKGRAGEVYNFGGDAEKPNLEVVRTILATLGKPESLIRFVTDRPGHDRRYAMDFTKAARELGFAPEYDFKRGIAATMDWYRQNGEWLKSVESGAYRQFMDKWYGGRA